TCTACGTGGCCGGAGACACGCTGCCGGGCGGACTGCTCCCCTTCCACACGCCTGGACCCGCCGTGGCCATGTTCACGCTGTGGATGCAGAGACATCCTCGTGGCGTCGCCTTCGTCTCAGATTTGCTGACCCACGACAGCCAGGGCACGCCCGAGTTCGTCCCCAGCGAGTACCAGGATGAGCCCCTGCGCACGCGGCAGAGCGTCCAGCGCATCCTCGACCACCTCGCCGTGGACATCCTCTGCTTCGCGCACGGCGAGCCCATCTTGAAGGACGGCGCGAGCGCGCTACGTCGAGCACTCCAGGAGGACATGGACGCCCCCGCCGCGCCCTCGCCGTGAGCACCGCGGAGAGACTCAGGGCACGCCCTCGCGCACCAGCACCTGGCCGTCGTGGACCCCCGGCGGCACCAGGTAGAGCTTCTCGCCCGCCTCGGCGCGGTCGAGCAACGCGCTCAGCGCCCCCAGGTCCGTGACGGCGACTCGACGCGAGTGTGGCAGCGATAGCCGACGCTCCATCGCCTCCGCCACGCGCGCGCCGTCGGACAGGTCCGACTCGTAGACGAAGGTCCGCTCCCCGTACTCGTGCCCTCCGGGGACCCGTCCCACCAGTCGCAAGGGCCCCAGGCGTGAGTGGACGCGGACGCTCGGGTTGTCCCACTGGGCCACGCCGCGCAGCCGCTTCGCGCGCAACATGCTCAACGTCAGCGTCTTCACCCACGCGCCCGCGCCCGTCCCCGGCAGGAAGCTCAACAGCGACACGCCGATGAACAACCCCGGCGTCACCGAGGGCGCCGCGTAGTACGCCGCGCCGATGGCCGGGTCCTCGTCCGCCAACCCCAGATGCGCTCGCACCTCCGGCTTCAACATCCTCGCCGGACAGCGCAGGAACCCAATCGCTCCAGGCATCAGGTACAGGTCCGACAGCACCCAGCGCGGCACGCCGATGCCGCCGAACGCGAACTGATTCAGCGCGAGGTATTGCGCCGCCAGCGACAGGTTGCGCTCCGCCGGCAGGTACGTCGCCGGCAATCCCAACGGAGACAGGTCCATCGACTCGGCGTGCTCACCGGCGCCCAGCGCCAGGAGCGACACACCTGGATGCGCGGAGAAGAAGGCCTCCGCCTGTCGCGTCAATGCCTCGGTGTCACGCATCGGTTTCGATGTCCCTCGCCACGGCCGCCAGGCGGGCCTCGTCCGGAATGCTCACCGCGCCATCCTCCACCACCGCTCGCGACACGAGACAGCGCGAGGAACCACCACCCTTCTCGCAGAGTTCTCCCATGTCGAGTGACACCACCCGCATCCCCAGCGCCTCCAGCCGGGAACGTACCGACTCGGGCACCACCGAGGGCGCGAGCAGCTCCCGTCCCAGCGGCAGGCCGTTCGTGGCGTAGCGACGAATCTCGTCCTCCGTCACCACGAGCAGTCGCGCATCCCCGAAGCGCTCACGCAGCCTCGTGAAGGACTCGGGCGCGATGACCTCCGGACACACCAACATCCGGTCCACCGAGGGCAGCGGCAGCAGCGCCATGTTGCCGTGGAACGCGGGCTCGCGGACCTGCACGCGCACCACCTCGCCGGGGAACCAGCGCGCCGCGGCCTCCAGTCCCTCGAGTTTCGTGCGTCCACCCCAGAACAGGAGCGTGGCGCCGTCGATGTGCGCCACGTCTCCATGCGCCTCCCAGATGCCCACGCCCGGGTCGACCACCTCGAAGCCCATGCGCTCGGCCAGCGCCGCCCAGTGCTCACGCTCCGCGCGTCGGTGCTCGCTCATCATCCGGGGCAGCACGAACCAGGGTGCATGTCCCTCGCGCGCCACCACTTGTCCGCACTCCGCCGCGTAGGGCATGCCCGTGAGCAGCTCTGACGGAGAGGTGAGCGCCACCACCGTGCCACCGCGCGCCTCGATGGCTCGCGCCAGGGCCAGCCACTCGCGGCGAGCCTTGCGCGCATCCACCTGTGGCGCCTCGCGACTGCGGAAGTTGTTGCGTCCTCGCAGTGCCCAGCCACGTCCCGGCGGCGACATGAGGAAGAGTTCCATGCCCCCGGGTTCTACCCGAGAGCGCCCTGCTCCGGCATCGCCACGCACGAGGCCACCCGCGCGCACTGAACGCTGGCGCACGTCCGGCGACATTCGCGCTGGCCCCGGGGACACGGGCAGGACAGGCTGTCCCTCCCCGTGGACGAGACGAGCCTGCCCGAGCCCGAAGCCCTGCGGTCCCTGTTGCGGACCGCACTGGAACTGCCAGCCCTCCAGCCGCATGCGGCGCGATTGGAGCGGCTCGTGGACGACTACGCGCGCGGCGTGGCGAACCGGGACGCGCCGCTCGCCGTGGCGCTCGTGGGCGCCACCGGCGCCGGCAAGTCCACCCTCCTCAACGCGCTCGCGGGCCAGCCCCTCTCGCGCGAGGGCGTGGACCGTCCCACCAGCACCGTCGCCACCGTGTTCGCCCCCGAGGGCGCCGCGGCCGACTCGCTGGCCCAGTCCGGCGCCCGCGTCACGACCTACCTCCCCGGCCCCCAGGCGCTCTGGGGCGGACAGGTGTTCATCGACACACCCGACCTCAACAGCGTGGCCACCACGCATCGCGACGTGGCGCGCGCGGCGCTGGAACGCGCGGATGTCGCGCTGGTGGTGATGCACCGGGGCAGCGTCGCGGAGGCCACCCAGGTCCAGTTCCTCACCGAGTTCGCCCGCCGCCGCGCGCTCGTGTTCATCCTCAACTTCGCCGACGAGCTGTCCCCCGAGTCGCGCGAGACGCTCAAGGCCCAGGTGCGCCGCGTCGCCTCGGAGCAGTACGGCCTTTCGCCCCAGGACGTCCCCGTGTTCGCCATCAGCGCGCAGGCGGCGAAGGACGGCCGCGACGTGTCCGGCGAGTTCGGCCCTCTGCTCTTCCATCTCCGAGGACTCGCCACCCAGGCCATCGCCGCGCGCGTGCGACGCGGCAACGCGATGGGCGCGCTGGAGGAGGTGTCCTCGCGCGTGAAGGCCGCGCTCGAGGAGACGGAAGCCCTGCTCGGGCGCACGCGCACAGCCCTCGGCTCCGGAATGGAGAAGGCCTCCGAGGGCCTGCGCGAAGACTTCGACTCACGCCTCAAGCTCGCGCACGGCCACCTGGCCGCGGAGGTGCGACGACAGGCCGGTGGACGCTTCTGGGGGCCCGCGGCGTGGGGCCTCAGGCTGTCTCTGTGGGGCGCGAGCGGACTGGGCGCGGCGGCGCTCGTCGGACGTGCCAGCCTCCCCGCGGGGCTCGCGGTGGCCGCGGCCTCCACGGTGGTGGACGCGGTGCGAGGCCACACGCGCGCGCGCGCCGCGGAGAGCACCGTGGTGGAGCCCTTCGAGGACGACTTCGGCGTGGAGTCCGCGGCGCGCACCGCGCTGGCGGAGGCGCGCAGCATCGCGCGGGCCGGAGGCCTGGAGCCCTCGGTGCTCGGCGTGCCGGACCTGGACGTGCTCCTGGAGGAGGTGCGCGCGGCGCGGGCGTCCGCGTGGCGCTACACCGTCACCACGGGCGTGGGAGAGGCAGTGGCGGGATGGTGGCGCACCGCGCGGTGGCTGGTGCTGCCACTCATCAACCTGCCCCTGCTGGTGCTGCTCGGACACATGGGCTACCGCGTGGTGCGGGCCTACGTGGAGGGCCCCCTGTTGCCGTTGGACTACTTCGTCAACGCGGGAGCCCTCTTCGTGCTGCTCGCCGGAGCGGGCGCGCTGCTGGCCTCAGCGAGTCTCGCTGGGGCCGCTCGCCGTGCGGGCTCGGGCGGGCGCGCGCGCTTCGTCGAGACCCTGGCCACCCTGGGCCGGCGGCTGGGAGAGGCCGTCGATGATGGCCTTCGCCCCGGGCGGGAGGCCGCGCGGCGAATCCTCACGCTCCGGTGACATGGACACCACCGGCTGACCCGGCGCGTGCGTGCCGTCCGTCGTGGCCATGAGCGTGTCGCGACCGGACTCGCGGCAGATGGGCGCGGCCACGCGCGTGTCGCGCACCGGGTCCCCGTAGCCAGCGATGCGCGCGGGCACGGACGGGTTGTTCCACCCCTTGCCCACCTCGCGCGCCACCTTGAAGTGCAGGTGCGCGCCGCACGCCCAGCCCGTGGAGCCGGAGAAGCCGATGAGCTGCCCCTCCTTCACGCTCTCGCCGGGCTTCACCACCACGGCGCTGAAGTGGAGGTACTGCGTCTCCAGCCCATCCCCATGGGAGATGACGACGTAGTTGGCGTAGGGCGCGAACTTCTCGTCGCAGCCACCCTTCGTGCTGTCACCGCGGGCCAGCCGCACCACACCGTCACGCGCCGCGACGATGGGCGTGCCGTCCGGCATGCGGAAGTCCCAGGCGAACGTGTCGTTGTGTTGGTGACTGCCCGTGTCGTGTCCCTGGCTCACCGTGTGGATGCGGCCACAGGCAAACGGGACGCCCACTTCCGGCATGCCTTCCGCCGGAGAGGCCATCGAGTTGGAAGCCGCTGGCGCGGACGCCAGGAGGGAGCCGACGAGGAGAGCGGAGGAAAGGTTCATATCGGGCCGGCGGACAACGGAGACAAGTGCCTGGGGTATTTCCCAGACGAATTATCTCGAACCCGCGAGGACTATCACCAGGGCCTCTCGGGCTCGCCTGCCCGGCCGCTGGGCCCTGACCCTCTTCGTCCGAGAGCGAGATGCGCCACGGCGGACGTGCACCTGTCTGCTCGCCCGCCCGAGGTCCCGCCGCGAAGAGGCCCTGGCGCACCGCGCTTGCGACGCGGGTCGGCGCATGTCTCACCGTCTCGGCGGGAGTGGCCGCGTGGATCACCCTCTCGCACGCGCACCCCCCGGGCTCACGAACTTAGTGACTGGTCACTCAATAAGTCCGGCGTTATGCTTCGCGTGAAGATGGCCTCCAAGACTCCCACCCCGGACCGCAAGGCGGCGCGCCCCGCGCGGCGCACGCAGCAGGAGCGACGCGAGACGACGCGGCGCAAGCTGCTGGACGCGACCATCGAGACGTTGGTGGAGCTGGGTCACGCCCGGCTGACGACGGTGGAGGTAGCGAAGCGAGCGGGCGTCTCCCAGGGTGCCCTCTTCACGCACTTCGACACGAAGGAGGAGCTGCTCGCAGCGGCGGTGGAGCACCTCTTCCCCCGACTCATCCAGGACTACCTGGCCGGCGTGGGTGCTCGGCCCGCGGGCAAGGACCGCATCGCCTCCGCGGTGGACATGTTGTGGGCGGCGTATCAGCGACCGGAGCTGCAGGCGGCCATCGAGCTGTACGTGGCGGCGCGCACGGACGCGGAGCTGCGCGTGGCGCTCGCCGCCGTGGACGGTCCCCACCGCGAGAACATGCACCGGGTGGCGCGCGAGCTGTTCCCCGACGTGGCCTCCGCCTCTCCGGAGTTCCACTCGGTGGTGGAGCTGGCGCTGGACGCCGTGCAGGGCGCGGCCGTCGGTGGCAGTGCCCGCCCGAACGACCCGGCCCACCGCGGCATGCTGGACGCCCTCACCCGCTTCATGCGCAGCGCCTTCTCTCCTCCGACTCCTCAACGAGCGCGCACACGCCCCAGGTCCTGAGCTTCATTGAAGGAGGTGTCCCATGGACGCCACGCACATCCCCGACCTCATCGCACCCGCCATTCCCGTGTTCATCCTGACGGTGGTGGCCGAGTTCTTCTGGGTGAAGAAGCTGCGCGAGGAGAACGCCGCCATGGTGGGGCACACCTGGAAGGACTCGCTCGCCAGCCTCTCCATGGGGCTGGGCAACGTGTTCATCAACGTGGTGTGGAAGGGCGTGGCCTTCGCGGGCTACCTGGCGCTGTACCAGCTGACACCGCTGCGCATGGGCACGGGCGTGCTCGCGTGGGTGCTCCTCTTCTTCGCGGACGACCTCTGCTACTACTGGTTCCACCGCGTCCACCACGAGAGCCGCTTCTTCTGGGCGTCGCACGTGGTGCACCACTCCAGCCAGCACTACAACCTGACGACGGCGCTGCGGCAGACGTGGACGCCTCCGACGAGCTGGGTGTTCTGGGCGCCGCTGGCGCTGCTGGGCTTCTCGCCGGTGATGATTGTCGTCATGCAGTCGGTGAGCCTGCTGTACCAGTACTGGATTCACACCGAAGCCATCGGCCGGCTGCCGCGTCCGCTCGAGTGGGTGCTCAACACGCCGTCGCACCACCGCGTGCACCACGCGGCGAACCCGCGCTACCTGGACAAGAACTACGCGGGCATCCTCATCATCTGGGACCGGCTGTTCGGCACCTTCGAGCCGGAGGGTGAGAAGCCCGTCTACGGCCTCACCAAGAACCTGAAGACGTTCAACCCGGTGCGCATCGCGTTCCACGAGTTCGCCTCCATCGCGAAGGACGCGGCGAAGCAGGGCTCGCTGCGGCAACGGCTGAGCTACGTCTTCCGCAACCCCGCATGGAAGCCAGCGGACTCCTCCACGCCGCGCCAGGGTCCGCCGAGTTCGGAACCGGAGACAGTGAGCCCCTCGGCCTGAGGCCGGAGCCCATTCGGCTTCCCACGGCCGTTCGGAGGCGCTAAGCCACCTGGCACTTTTCTTCGCGCGAGCACCCCCAGGAGGAGCCATGACCGAGCGTGAGCTGTGGGAGCGGTACCAGCGTTATCTGAGCGTCGTCCCGTCGCTGGGGTTCTCCCTCGACGTCTCGCGCATGGGGTTCGCGGCGGACTTCCTAGAGCGGATGCGGCCTCGGCTGGAGGAGGCCTTCAGCCAGATGGAGGCGCTGGAGAAGGGCGCCATCGCGAACCCGGACGA
The Myxococcus fulvus DNA segment above includes these coding regions:
- a CDS encoding MBL fold metallo-hydrolase, whose translation is MSEPKGKAKRLVELVPGIHHWTVTDNRIGGTRSDAYAVVDVDGAVILIDPLPIDEAKLRELGDVTAIILTAGNHQRSAWRFRKAFGAPVWAPENAYGLEDKPDFIYVAGDTLPGGLLPFHTPGPAVAMFTLWMQRHPRGVAFVSDLLTHDSQGTPEFVPSEYQDEPLRTRQSVQRILDHLAVDILCFAHGEPILKDGASALRRALQEDMDAPAAPSP
- a CDS encoding dimethylarginine dimethylaminohydrolase family protein — encoded protein: MELFLMSPPGRGWALRGRNNFRSREAPQVDARKARREWLALARAIEARGGTVVALTSPSELLTGMPYAAECGQVVAREGHAPWFVLPRMMSEHRRAEREHWAALAERMGFEVVDPGVGIWEAHGDVAHIDGATLLFWGGRTKLEGLEAAARWFPGEVVRVQVREPAFHGNMALLPLPSVDRMLVCPEVIAPESFTRLRERFGDARLLVVTEDEIRRYATNGLPLGRELLAPSVVPESVRSRLEALGMRVVSLDMGELCEKGGGSSRCLVSRAVVEDGAVSIPDEARLAAVARDIETDA
- a CDS encoding GTPase; the protein is MDETSLPEPEALRSLLRTALELPALQPHAARLERLVDDYARGVANRDAPLAVALVGATGAGKSTLLNALAGQPLSREGVDRPTSTVATVFAPEGAAADSLAQSGARVTTYLPGPQALWGGQVFIDTPDLNSVATTHRDVARAALERADVALVVMHRGSVAEATQVQFLTEFARRRALVFILNFADELSPESRETLKAQVRRVASEQYGLSPQDVPVFAISAQAAKDGRDVSGEFGPLLFHLRGLATQAIAARVRRGNAMGALEEVSSRVKAALEETEALLGRTRTALGSGMEKASEGLREDFDSRLKLAHGHLAAEVRRQAGGRFWGPAAWGLRLSLWGASGLGAAALVGRASLPAGLAVAAASTVVDAVRGHTRARAAESTVVEPFEDDFGVESAARTALAEARSIARAGGLEPSVLGVPDLDVLLEEVRAARASAWRYTVTTGVGEAVAGWWRTARWLVLPLINLPLLVLLGHMGYRVVRAYVEGPLLPLDYFVNAGALFVLLAGAGALLASASLAGAARRAGSGGRARFVETLATLGRRLGEAVDDGLRPGREAARRILTLR
- a CDS encoding TetR/AcrR family transcriptional regulator, whose protein sequence is MASKTPTPDRKAARPARRTQQERRETTRRKLLDATIETLVELGHARLTTVEVAKRAGVSQGALFTHFDTKEELLAAAVEHLFPRLIQDYLAGVGARPAGKDRIASAVDMLWAAYQRPELQAAIELYVAARTDAELRVALAAVDGPHRENMHRVARELFPDVASASPEFHSVVELALDAVQGAAVGGSARPNDPAHRGMLDALTRFMRSAFSPPTPQRARTRPRS
- a CDS encoding sterol desaturase family protein; translated protein: MDATHIPDLIAPAIPVFILTVVAEFFWVKKLREENAAMVGHTWKDSLASLSMGLGNVFINVVWKGVAFAGYLALYQLTPLRMGTGVLAWVLLFFADDLCYYWFHRVHHESRFFWASHVVHHSSQHYNLTTALRQTWTPPTSWVFWAPLALLGFSPVMIVVMQSVSLLYQYWIHTEAIGRLPRPLEWVLNTPSHHRVHHAANPRYLDKNYAGILIIWDRLFGTFEPEGEKPVYGLTKNLKTFNPVRIAFHEFASIAKDAAKQGSLRQRLSYVFRNPAWKPADSSTPRQGPPSSEPETVSPSA